One Heptranchias perlo isolate sHepPer1 chromosome 5, sHepPer1.hap1, whole genome shotgun sequence DNA window includes the following coding sequences:
- the LOC137321369 gene encoding uncharacterized protein, translating into MARVLLFGFILSVAAIVPEVWMQTAPPGFLKTECRDSVFWVGLNKHFLAGKFWQINVVDQSGYIFPVTPRFASQCGYTIAVDHWRVEFRASVLSCCVHIVNDEQFNLTIQVQVSGTDGAASTYIQTLSCMYSPWAAREIFCEENYMQISVERNIPTIEEDYAQDAEDWALVLPEASSAGSGIWQVVFHVPGGKRSMTVIEAHERGYGINTTVSRILLRAPYHANEAQIVLVQGVPLSVIRSTSFYKRHWVILLIDTAVACPVDGITFTDNIITWTVPRIFTPIVTSAVHQDNTSMGVNGIKLGPTRMAERNYTLNKNDTALAIRVPIGAQDGYYKSHVVDGQYGIKYSINLFLEHLWEDEAWGWNKINVIHPVTTPFIPQPLVLTDDTIPEQWLFNVTLGNFLPDVELKKLTLGSQSFPVDEENQIFNVYNWTTTNETTLNRIFILEVPMESPVVDRKYIGDGVEQYTLDIIYTLTVVPENVIFTHVARLIHKHKIVLPVANGFCDEENMTLVITHGTLDQYWIPFIGNVQLTPQSAEQTGYMLRDNGTHLILVVPHDAAEVVHEAMNDQGLRNRFDFRLKDNKTLDVLTNFSVSCSFSTADFITCLPNGRMVITALKLEALLGIDAAKMMLKDRSCKPKESDEFKAVFEISANSCGTIRRFEKNYMIYENEVVYFRESEPTSDPIYRLAISCHYHINDSLHIQFEHQVNPLPAVVPGYGPIVLVMQLSKDVLYSNLYEEGDYPLVKYLTDPLYFEVQLLHIEDPQIELFLQDCWATASPDRNDIPQWPIIVKSCENKADVHMTIFHPVTSNERVRYPTHYKRFEVKMFAFTVGNLNTIVGQVYFHCSVVLCRKDPVSGQLCPGQCIPGKQRLGRSAGAEHHLQGSVSSGAVVIVAEIPTLESKIVTDIAVKSYSWPLLLIGGVTIIVASIVLGIIGHKCQMNRLY; encoded by the exons ATGGCGCGTGTCCTGTTATTTGG GTTCATATTGTCGGTGGCTGCGATAGTCCCTGAAGTATGGATGCAAACTGCGCCTCCAG GTTTTCTGAAGACTGAATGCCGCGACAGTGTCTTTTGGGTTGGACTGAATAAGCACTTTCTTGCAGGGAAGTTCTGGCAGATTAACGTTGTTG ATCAGTCTGGTTATATCTTTCCTGTCACACCAAGATTTGCATCCCAGTGTGGTTATACAATTGCTGTGGATCACTGGAGAGTTGAATTCCGTGCCTCTGTCCTCAGCTGTTGTGTCCATATTGTG AATGATGAGCAATTCAACCTCACTATACAAGTACAAGTATCAGGAACTGATGGAGCAGCTTCAACATATATTCAAACTCTGTCTTGTATGTACTCTCCATGGGCTGCAAGGGAAATATTCTGTGAAGAAAACTACATGCAG ATCTCTGTAGAAAGAAATATACCAACCATTGAGGAGGATTATGCCCAAGATGCTGAAGATTGGGCTTTAGTATTGCCAGAA GCAAGTAGTGCAGGCAGTGGAATATGGCAAGTGGTATTTCATGTCCCTGGTGGTAAAAGGAGTATGACTGTGATAGAAGCACATGAGAGAGGCTATGGCATCAACACAACAGTGTCGCGTATTTTGCTTCGTGCTCCATATCATGCAAATGAGGCTCAAATAGTCTTG GTCCAAGGTGTGCCCTTGTCTGTAATCCGATCGACCAGCTTTTACAAACGGCATTGGGTGATTCTGCTAATTGATACAGCAGTGGCTTGTCCTGTTG ATGGCATTACATTCACTGATAATATAATCACCTGGACAGTGCCAAGAATCTTCACTCCAATTGTGACCAGTGCAGTTCATCAGGACAACACCTCCATGGGAGTAAATGGCATCAAGTTGGGTCCTACAAGAATGGCAGAAAGAAATTATACCCTGAATAAAAATGATACTGCTCTTGCTATAAGAGTCCCAATTGGAGCACAGGATGGATACTATAAG AGCCACGTGGTGGATGGCCAGTATGGTATCAAATACAGCATTAACCTATTCTTGGAGCACCTGTGGGAAGATGAGGCATGGGGATGGAATAAAATCAATGTGATCCATCCAGTCACCACTCCCTTTATTCCTCAGCCTCTTGTTCTCACTGATG ATACCATTCCTGAGCAATGGCTATTCAATGTCACACTAGGCAACTTTCTTCCTGATGTGGAACTAAAAAAGCTCACTCTGGGCTCTCAATCCTTCCCTGTGGATGAAGAAAACCAGATATTTAATGTGTACAACTGGACTACCACAAACGAGACAACCCTAAATAGAATCTTCATTCTCGAAGTTCCAATGGAGTCACCAGTTGTAGACCGAAAG TATATAGGAGATGGTGTTGAACAATACACCCTTGACATCATTTACACCCTGACTGTGGTACCAGAAAATGTAATATTCACACATGTAGCTCGTTTAatccataaacataagatag TACTTCCTGTGGCAAATGGCTTTTGTGATGAAGAAAACATGACACTGGTGATAACCCATGGAACCTTGGATCAGTACTGGATTCCTTTCATTGGCAATGTACAGTTAACCCCTCAGTCTGCTGAGCAGACTGGTTATATGCTGAGAGATAATGGTACCCACTTAATACTTGTTGTTCCACATGATGCAGCTGAAGTTGTCCATGAG GCAATGAATGACCAAGGCCTTAGAAACAGATTTGACTTCAGACTGAAGGATAATAAAACCCTGGATGTGCTGACCAACTTTTCTGTTTCCTGCAGCTTTTCTACAGCAGACTTCATAA CTTGTTTGCCAAATGGAAGAATGGTTATTACTGCTCTAAAACTTGAAGCATTGTTGGGAATAGATGCTGCCAAAATGATGCTGAAGGATAGAAGCTGCAAGCCAAAGGAGAGTGATGAATTCAAAGCTGTCTTTGAAATTTCTGCTAACTCATGTGGCACAATTAGAAGG TTTGAGAAGAATTACATGATCTATGAGAATGAAGTGGTGTACTTCAGAGAATCAGAACCAACTAGTGACCCAATATATCG GCTTGCCATATCTTGTCATTACCACATAAATGACTCCCTGCATATTCAGTTTGAACACCAAGTAAATCCTCTGCCAGCTGTTGTACCTGGATATGGACCTATTGTCTTAGTTATGCAACTTTCCAAAG ATGTGTTGTATTCGAACCTGTATGAAGAAGGTGACTATCCATTAGTGAAGTAtctgactgatcccctgtactttGAAGTGCAACTGTTGCACATAGAAGATCCACAAATTGAATTGTTCTTGCAAGATTGCTGGGCAACTGCATCACCAGACAGAAATGATATTCCACAATGGCCAATCATTGTCAAAAG ctgTGAGAACAAGGCTGATGTGCATATGACCATCTTTCATCCAGTAACCAGTAATGAGCGGGTCAGATACCCCACTCACTACAAAAGGTTTGAGGTCAAGATGTTTGCTTTTACTGTGGGCAACCTGAATACCATAGTGGGACAG GTGTACTTTCATTGCAGTGTAGTCTTGTGCAGGAAGGACCCAGTAAGTGGGCAACTTTGCCCTGGTCAATGTATACCAGGAAAACAGAGGCTGG GTCGAAGTGCAGGTGCAGAGCACCATCTGCAGGGATCTGTATCATCAGGAGCAGTGGTGATCGTGGCAGAAATCCCTACCCTGGAAAGCAAGATTGTGACAG ATATCGCAGTGAAGTCCTACTCCTGGCCATTGCTACTGATTGGAGGTGTAACAATAATTGTTGCTTCTATTGTTCTTGGAATTATTGGTCACAAATGCCAAATGAACAGATTATATTAA